The DNA region GCGCAGGCCACCACGATAAACCACGCCACGAGATCAGTGAAGAACGAGCCAACAATCACATCGAGCCGCGACGCCTTGTATTGGCGAACCGTAATTCCCTTTTCAACGATGGTGGATTGCAGATAGAACTGCATCCATGGACTGATCGTAGTGCCGATGATGCCGACCGTCATATAGACATACAGCTTGTCGTGCCACACGCCGCGAGCGGGTAGCTTCACCGTCTCGACCATCGCCAGATGCCAGTCCGGTCCGCTGAGAACACCCGCCACGATGTAGGCAATGTAGAAAACGCTGGCGATGAGGAAGACTTTTTCGACGCTCTTGTAATCTCCCTTGACCACGAGTACCCACACCAGAAAGGCGCACGCCGGAACGCTGGCGTACTTGCTGATATGAAAGAGCTGCATGCTGCCCGCGATGCCCGAGAACTCGGCGATGACGTTGCCGAAGTTGACCACGACCAGCAGGATCATCATCACGAAGGTCATGCGCAAGCCAAACTCTTCGCGTATCAGGTCGCTGAGTCCCTTGCCCGTTACCACGCCCATGCGCGCGCACATCTCCTGCACGATAATCAGCGCAAGCGTAATCGGAATCATCGTCCACAGCAGCGTATAGCCGAATTGGGCGCCAGCCTGAGAGTAGGTAAGGATTCCGCCGGCGTCGTTATCAACGTTAGCGGTAATGAAGCCCGGGCCGAGCACGGCCAGAAAGAGGATGAGACTCGTTCTCCATCTGCGCCAAGAAGTCATGCCATTCCCTACCCTTTTTATTGATAAGCCAACGAGGGACCCCCACTCGCGGCGCATGACTTTAAAGTCGTCCTCTCAGGCTAAATCAAAGGTTGGATAAATCCTGCGATCAGACCGAGGTTGTACGCAAACGATTAACAATTTCCGCTGCGCGTTCGACGATCAACTCCATCTGACGATCGTTATGGTAGCCATCGCGCAGCGCACGTCTCTGCCCCGCCGCGGCAATCCGTCGCCGGGCCGCTTCGTCCGGCAGATAGCGCCGAATCTTCTCTAGCAACTCGTCATATGACGAGAAGAAGACGGCCTCCTCGTCCTCACGAAAGCGCTGAAGATGGCCTTCAGACCTCTCGGCAAGCAGAAAACCGCCGCACCCCGCGATCTCGAAGCTCTTATGCACAAACTCGTCCAGGTTCGAGTGGGTGATAAAGCTGAGGTTGATCTTCGACCTCCAGATCGCCTCGCGATACTGCTGTCGGTAAAGCTCGCCCTCGCGATAGAGACGGCTGAAAGGCTCCTCGCCGAGCGCTCTCTTCCATTGCCGGTCGTTGCCCGAGATCACCACCTGAAACTCATTTAGTTTCGACAGACGGTTGAGAGTCTCGGCACGGTTATCGTAAGGTGTCCCAACGAAGGAGACTTCCCGGTTGCGGTTGGCATCCGACCAGCTATCCGGCGGAGGATACTGAAGCGTAGGCTCATAGGCGGTCTGAATCTTGATGACATCGCGCGCGCCACGCTGACGGTAGTCGGTGATATTTTTATCCCGCTGCACCACATGCAGATCGTAGTGCGGAATGTCCTTCATATAGAGCCGCCAGCCCGGGTCCTGCCGTGGCCCGAAGGGGTTGTCGATCATGTAGCTGACCGTGGCAATGCCCATCGCCCTCATGCGATCGAGCGTCCCGGGCTGCATCGAAAGCAGCTTATCCGTCCACAGTAGGTCGGGTTTTTCGGCAGCGGCTACCCTCAGCAGATCGCGGTTCAGCCGCGTAACCATCGGCCCTGCGGCCAGGCGAAAAAACACCTTGCGCAAAAAGGGATTGCTGTATTGATAGTCATAGGTATTCATCGGAATCACCTGATGCCCCAGGCGTTCCAGCGCCCACATGCGATAGAGCGAGGTATCGTTCGGCGTTAAACCGGCGGCATAGAGAATCTTCATCGAAAACTGAGTCTTTCTGATCGTTGGCGTGATTCGATTTTAGCGGTTGGCGCGCAGCAACGCGATGACCTGTTCGGCATGGATCACCCCAACCAGCCGCTGCTCGCTATCAAGCACAGGCAGTGAGCGCAGATTGTATTTATCAAAAAGTTCCGCCACCTTGCGACCGTTCTCGTTGATATCACAGGTAACGACATGGCTGTGCGGCAGATCTGCCAGCGCTGCATTCGGCTGCGCAAGCAGCAACTGAACCAGAGGAATGAGGCTTGCAATTCTTCCCTCTTCATCCAGCAGGTAGATATCAGTGACGATCTCGATGTCGCCCTCGAACTTGCGCAGCGCCTCGATGGCCTGCCCCAGCACAGCCGTCGCTGGCAGAGCGATATAGTCCGTCGTCATACGCCCGGCGGCAGAGTCGCCGGAGAATTCGAGCAGCTCCTGCACCTCCTGCCTCTCTTCAGGCTCCATCTTTCCGAGAATCTCCTCCGACCTTTCATCCGACAGTTCGGAGAGCAGATCCGCGGCGGCGCCAGGGTCCATCTCTTCGACGATGTCAGCGATCTGGCCCGAGTCGAGTGACTCGATCAGCGCCTGCTGCATCTTCGGCTTCACCTCTTCCAGCGCTTCGGCGGCAGTCTCCTCGTTGAGGCTGATGAACAGCGCCTGCCGCTCGGCAGGCGCAAGCTCTTCGAGAATGTCCGCAATGTCGGAAGGATGCATCTGCTCGAGGCGGTTCTGCTCGATCTTGAGCTTGACCCGACGTGACGGGTCGCGGTCGATCAAGTCCACGAAATCCCACGGAATAAGGCTCGGGCTGAAGCGGGCTGCTATGCGGTCAGCCGTCGAAGCATGTAAGCCCTTCAGCAGGCGGCGTACTGCTCCACGCAAGCCAATCTCGACCTCAGCGATGCGCAGAGATAATTCCGCACCTTCACCGTTCGCTGACTCCCACACCAGATCGACATCGTTGACGCGGACCACCTTGCGACCATGAACGTCGATAATCTGCTGATCGAGCAGGTCGCGCTCCAGCATCAGGCGGCTTTCCTCCGCGGGCAGTACGGCTGGCGAAGCTCCCTCGCGCAAGTGCATCTCGTTGCCTTGACCCAGCCGGAGATCGGTAATCAGAATCAGTGCAGGCTGCTCGCCCCGCTTCCCTGCCGATCGCCGAAGCAGAAGTCCATGAACCTGAGAGGTCGCAATCTCTGGCGCAACGACAAACTCGCTCACACGGCCATAGAGCGCGCCCTGCGCGTCCATCACGCTGGCGCCCATCAGGGCAGAGACACTCGTTCGTTGATTAAACTTCGTCATAGGCGCTTGCAACTGCTGTCATACCAGACTTTACATCGCTCCGCGGCGGGCAATACATCTCCATCTCAACCCGTAGCTCTGACCCAGGAAGACCGTCGCCAGCCCTGAGCAGCAAACACGCATCTTATAAAAATTGCGCCAGGAGCAGATTACGGCGGACAGCATCCGTATACTCCTCTTATCCGCATGGTAGCTCACATGAACGGGCCCGTCCGCCGAAAAGAGCAGGAACGAGGCAGCCCAGATCCATGCCCGTATCGTTAGGAGGAAACCTTTGGGAAAAATCACGCGCCATGCATCCTTGACATTCGGCAAATCCACAAGCACACTGCCATCATCGCTATCGTCGGCAGTTGACGACCGATATGAAGGTTCCGCAAGGACAGCATTGGCCGACTCAACTACAAGCCGCGTCAGCTTCACACTTGACTCCTCTCTGGATAGTGTCAACAAAGTAGAGTTGACTGCCGAGCAGGCAGCGCAGCGCGCCGGGTTCGACGAAGATACCGCTACTCACGTCGCGATGGCGGTCCGTGAAGCCGCAGTCAACGCTGTTCTCCACGGCAACGCCTACAGTCCCAACAAGCACATCACAGCTTCTTTTGAAACAACGTCGGACGCGCTCGTCATTCGCGTCGCCGACCAAGGCCCCGGGCTCGATCCGGACAGCATTCCCGATCCGCTGGCACCGGAGAATATCCTTCGCGGTTCAGGCCGTGGCATCTTCCTCATCAAGGCCTTCATGGATGAGGTACACTTTCGCCAGCTACATCCCGGCACGGAACTGACTCTTATCAAACATCGCAAACCCGCTCAGCCGGGGAACTAAGGAGACGATTACTCATGAGCATGAAAGTACAGACTCGCCAGGTAGACGGCGTCACAATTCTGGATCTCAGCGGCCGGATCACACTCGGCGAAGGCAGCGTAACCATTCGCGATGCAGTTCGCGATGTGCTCGCTAAAGGCTCGAACAAGATTTTGCTGAACCTCGCCGACGTCAACTACATCGACAGCTCTGGAATTGGCGAGCTGGTCAGCGCCTTTACGACGGTGAAAAATGCCGGTGGAGAGCTGAAGCTGCTCAATCTCACCAAGAAGGTTCACGATCTTTTACAGATCACTAAGCTCTACACCGTCTTCGACGTCAAGGATGACGAAGCCTCCGCGATCTCTTCCTTCACCAAGTAACTTCATTCCTCACACAAAAGGCCGTCGCTCGAAGCGACGGCCTTTTGTGTTGATGCCAACCGATTACTTGGAGAAGTCCACTTTAGGCGCAGTGCTGTTCTCAGGATTGCCCTTGAAGTATTCATCTCTGTAGTGGAACCCTGCCATACCAGCCCAGATGCTGTTAGGAAACTGGCGGACGTAGACGTTGTAATCCTCAAGCGTCCGGTTATACCGGCTGCGTTCCACCGCGATCCGGTTCTCCGTACCCGCCAGTTCATCGGTCAGACGCGTGAACTGCTCGTTCCCTTTCAGGTTTGGATACTGCTCTTGCAGGCGGAAGAACGGCCCCAACGCAACGTCGAGCTTCGAGTTCGCCGCGATGCTGCTCGCACGGTCAGGAGCGCTCGTGATGGCCGCCCGCGCATTCGCAATGTTGGTCAGCACGGTGGACTCTTCGTTGACATAACCTTTCACCGAAGCAACCAGGTTCGGAATCAGGTCGAGACGGCGCTGCTGCACCACGTTCACCTGCGAATAGGCCTGGTTGATGGCCTCATTCTTCTGTACCAGCGTGTTCTTCGTGCTCACATAGCTGCCAAATCCAAACAGCGCTATAAGAATAATGACGCCGACTACTCCAAGCACAATCCATAAAGATTTCATTCGCCCCTCAATCTCCTTCGTCTGGTTTCGATCTTCCGGCAGGTGTCCCGGCTGTACTCTATCACTCCCGGTTGTCCTGCCCGTCCGTTGCCTCAACTGATATTTACATCGGCATCCTCAAAAATCTCCACTCGCTCCGCCGCCACCGGAACTGCCCCCTCCAAAGCCACCGAAGCCGCCTCCGCCACCCCCCTCGTCATCTCTGCCCCCGCCTCTGCCGCCTCCACCGCCCATCAGGCTTCCCAACAGGAAAAAGATCAGCCCCACATTTCCCGTCCGGACAAGAATGAACAGCACGAAGAGAATGCCAACGCCGCCCAGCACCACCTGCCACAGGCTCAAATGAACAGCCACCGGCTGCGGCTGTTGACGGTATTGCTGTTGCATCGGCTGCGTAAGAGTAACGCCCGCATCCGTAGCGATGATCTGCGCAATCTGCCCAACGCCCAGCGGAACGGCATGGTTATAGTCCCCCTGCCGCGCAAAGGGAGCCATGGCTCGCCCTATGTCCCCAACCTTGGCGTCGTTGAGAATGCCTTCCAGCCCATAGCCAACCTCGATCCGCCCGCGCCGCGGCTGCATGACCAGCAGCATCAGGACGCCGCGGTCCGTTCCCTTCGCGCCTACCTTCCATTTATCTTCAAGCGCGGTAGCGAACTCTTCAATGGATTGATCGCTATCAATCGTCTTGATCGTCACCACCGCTATCTGGGCATGGGCCTGACGGTCGACCTGCGTGCAAAGAGCATCCACGCTCTGCACCGTCGCAGGCGACAACACCCCGGCAAAATCGTTGACATAGCCGGTGGGCGCCGGCAACGAAGCTACCGTCTCCGCCGTCAGAACTCCGACTGGCGAAAGGACTAGAACAACAATTGCCAGCCATCGTGAAATGCGCTTCATTGAAGGTCTATTCTACGCCCTGACAGACGACGCGCCCGCAAGAGAAAAGGACGCTCCCGGCGTCCTTTTCTCTCTCACAAAAAAACAGTGTTACTCCGTCGGCGGAGGAGGCGGAGG from Edaphobacter paludis includes:
- a CDS encoding Nramp family divalent metal transporter: MTSWRRWRTSLILFLAVLGPGFITANVDNDAGGILTYSQAGAQFGYTLLWTMIPITLALIIVQEMCARMGVVTGKGLSDLIREEFGLRMTFVMMILLVVVNFGNVIAEFSGIAGSMQLFHISKYASVPACAFLVWVLVVKGDYKSVEKVFLIASVFYIAYIVAGVLSGPDWHLAMVETVKLPARGVWHDKLYVYMTVGIIGTTISPWMQFYLQSTIVEKGITVRQYKASRLDVIVGSFFTDLVAWFIVVACAATLFTHGIRNIADPADAAGAMKPLAGQYAFILFAAGLFNASLFAASILPLSTAYTVCEGLGLESGLDKSFKEARFFYWFYTLLLAAAAGIVLIPNFPLVKFSILSQVLNGVLLPIVLIFMLRLINKHELMGKYTNSRWFNAMAWLTTIIVIVLSGVMVWNGFHA
- a CDS encoding glycosyltransferase, which translates into the protein MKILYAAGLTPNDTSLYRMWALERLGHQVIPMNTYDYQYSNPFLRKVFFRLAAGPMVTRLNRDLLRVAAAEKPDLLWTDKLLSMQPGTLDRMRAMGIATVSYMIDNPFGPRQDPGWRLYMKDIPHYDLHVVQRDKNITDYRQRGARDVIKIQTAYEPTLQYPPPDSWSDANRNREVSFVGTPYDNRAETLNRLSKLNEFQVVISGNDRQWKRALGEEPFSRLYREGELYRQQYREAIWRSKINLSFITHSNLDEFVHKSFEIAGCGGFLLAERSEGHLQRFREDEEAVFFSSYDELLEKIRRYLPDEAARRRIAAAGQRRALRDGYHNDRQMELIVERAAEIVNRLRTTSV
- a CDS encoding magnesium transporter MgtE N-terminal domain-containing protein, with the protein product MTKFNQRTSVSALMGASVMDAQGALYGRVSEFVVAPEIATSQVHGLLLRRSAGKRGEQPALILITDLRLGQGNEMHLREGASPAVLPAEESRLMLERDLLDQQIIDVHGRKVVRVNDVDLVWESANGEGAELSLRIAEVEIGLRGAVRRLLKGLHASTADRIAARFSPSLIPWDFVDLIDRDPSRRVKLKIEQNRLEQMHPSDIADILEELAPAERQALFISLNEETAAEALEEVKPKMQQALIESLDSGQIADIVEEMDPGAAADLLSELSDERSEEILGKMEPEERQEVQELLEFSGDSAAGRMTTDYIALPATAVLGQAIEALRKFEGDIEIVTDIYLLDEEGRIASLIPLVQLLLAQPNAALADLPHSHVVTCDINENGRKVAELFDKYNLRSLPVLDSEQRLVGVIHAEQVIALLRANR
- a CDS encoding ATP-binding protein, coding for MADSTTSRVSFTLDSSLDSVNKVELTAEQAAQRAGFDEDTATHVAMAVREAAVNAVLHGNAYSPNKHITASFETTSDALVIRVADQGPGLDPDSIPDPLAPENILRGSGRGIFLIKAFMDEVHFRQLHPGTELTLIKHRKPAQPGN
- a CDS encoding STAS domain-containing protein; its protein translation is MSMKVQTRQVDGVTILDLSGRITLGEGSVTIRDAVRDVLAKGSNKILLNLADVNYIDSSGIGELVSAFTTVKNAGGELKLLNLTKKVHDLLQITKLYTVFDVKDDEASAISSFTK
- a CDS encoding LemA family protein, with amino-acid sequence MKSLWIVLGVVGVIILIALFGFGSYVSTKNTLVQKNEAINQAYSQVNVVQQRRLDLIPNLVASVKGYVNEESTVLTNIANARAAITSAPDRASSIAANSKLDVALGPFFRLQEQYPNLKGNEQFTRLTDELAGTENRIAVERSRYNRTLEDYNVYVRQFPNSIWAGMAGFHYRDEYFKGNPENSTAPKVDFSK
- a CDS encoding TPM domain-containing protein; the encoded protein is MKRISRWLAIVVLVLSPVGVLTAETVASLPAPTGYVNDFAGVLSPATVQSVDALCTQVDRQAHAQIAVVTIKTIDSDQSIEEFATALEDKWKVGAKGTDRGVLMLLVMQPRRGRIEVGYGLEGILNDAKVGDIGRAMAPFARQGDYNHAVPLGVGQIAQIIATDAGVTLTQPMQQQYRQQPQPVAVHLSLWQVVLGGVGILFVLFILVRTGNVGLIFFLLGSLMGGGGGRGGGRDDEGGGGGGFGGFGGGSSGGGGASGDF